A single genomic interval of Octopus bimaculoides isolate UCB-OBI-ISO-001 chromosome 22, ASM119413v2, whole genome shotgun sequence harbors:
- the LOC106874426 gene encoding nuclear receptor subfamily 2 group E member 1 has product MNKIASAHNRLVLTKCPPAVDSVTEYEHNCNSLHSRIGRILVDVPCKVCQDHSSGKHYGIYACDGYCRSIRRNRQYICKSRGQGNCPVDKTHRNQCRACRLKKCLEAGMNKDAVQHERGPRNSTIRRQVAMYLKETSELASSLPSNPFRNQFLPALVPFEHMNDGITVSTVESPQVTNGIICQPTPKLLIFSTVKNFSAFAAKQSWLNGDHSPPEKVVNIMSEIRILQEIITKFKALMVDPTEYACLKGIVIFKTVFPNAGSEMKSLRDFHTIAGLQDQAQVTLSKYIQGSYPSQPFRFGKLLLLLPTLRSISGNTIEELFFRKTIGNIPIERLLVDMYKSSDF; this is encoded by the exons ACCGGCTGGTTCTAACGAAATGTCCGCCAGCGGTTGATTCAGTCACAGAATATGAACATAACTGTAACAGCCTCCACTCAAGAATAG gTCGGATACTGGTTGATGTACCCTGCAAAGTGTGCCAAGACCATTCCTCGGGTAAACACTATGGAATATACGCTTGTGACGG TTATTGC CGCTCCATACGTAGAAACAGACAATACATATGTAAATCCCGTGGCCAAGGTAATTGCCCAGTGGATAAAACACACAGGAACCAATGTCGAGCATGTCGACTGAAGAAATGTCTCGAAGCTGGAATGAATAAAGATG CCGTCCAACACGAACGTGGACCTCGCAACTCGACGATTCGCCGCCAGGTGGCAATGTATTTGAAGGAAACCAGTGAGTTAGCCTCGTCtttaccatccaacccattccgaAATCAGTTTTTACCAGCGTTAGTACCATTCGAACACATGAACGACGGAATCACTGTGAGCACCGTGGAATCACCTCAAGTTACCAACGGGATTATTTGTCAGCCAACACCTAAG CTTCTTATTTTCTCGACAGTCAAGAATTTCTCCGCCTTTGCAGCCAAACAGTCAT GGTTAAACGGCGACCATTCGCCACCAGAGAAAGTTGTGAACATCATGAGTGAAATCAGAATACTTCAGGAAATCATCACCAAATTCAAGGCCCTCATGGTTGACCCAACTGAATACGCATGTCTGAAGGGTATTGTAATTTTCAAAACAG tTTTTCCAAATGCTGGTAGCGAGATGAAAAGCTTACGTGATTTCCATACGATTGCCGGATTACAAGATCAAGCTCAGGTTACGTTAAGCAAATACATACAGGGAAGCTATCCCAGTCAACCGTTTCGCTTCGGCAAACTGCTGCTCTTACTTCCGACATTGCGCAGTATTTCTGGTAATACAATAGAAGAACTTTTCTTCAGGAAAACCATCGGAAACATTCCAATAGAGAGACTTCTTGTAGACATGTACAAATCTTCCGATTTCTAA